The genomic stretch CAACACCTCCCCGGTAAATGGTTCCAAATACAAAGGAACTGATAGATTTTCTCCATTATTAACAAAATATGGCTGCGAATACAAGTTTGCCAATAAAAAGTATACCATTCCTCTAATATATCTTGCTCCAGCAATCAATTCGGCTTTCTCTTCATCTGTAGCATCCTCAATTTCAGGAACGTTGGCGATAATCGCATTTGCCCCTAAGATTACTTGATAACCATCTCTCCAAACTTCATCCACCGTACTATTTGCCGGTTGTACGGAGAAATTGTTAAAGTCCTGCAATGAAGGAAAGGATCCTGTAAAGTTTGCATTATCCGTGATAAAATCAGATATAAATTGGGGCTGACTTCCAAAAACGTGTAAGTCTTGCATTAAATCATAACAACCGATCAATACGCCTTCGGCATTAGTATAACTTGCAAAGGCTACATCTTCTGACAATGATTGCTGTGGCTTAATATCTTCTAGCCGGTCTGCACAGCCTGTAAGCAGCAGCGCGCAGGATAAAATTCTATATATTGTCTTCATTATTTCTCTATTTTAAAATCCTAATGATACACCAAAGGTTATTTGTCTTGGATTAGGAGAAGTAAAGAAACTTTCTCCTGACATATTTCCAGCTTCTGTACCCGAAGTATTTACTTCTGGATCAGAGCCATTATCGAAAGCATCACTTGCAAAGGTCGCAAGGTTTTGTCCCATCACATAAACTCTAGCTGATCTCACCGCTTTTGTACGTTGGAGCAGACTCACAGGGAGTTGATAGGATAAAGTTATGTTCTTCAAACGAATATAACTTGCATCAAAAAGATGCCTAGTAGACTCATTATCCCAAAAGGACAACGTAGAACTTGAGTAAGCCGGAGCAAACGCATCTCTATTATCTGTTGTCCATGAGTCAAGTACCCTTGTAGTATTATTAAATGAACCACTGGCCGCTATATTTTCTGAAAACTCATTATCTGCTAAATAGACGTGTCCCCCACTTACAAAATTAAAGAAAACCCTCAAAGAAAGCCCTTTGTATGAAAACGTATTAGTAAAACCTCCTGTAGCTTTTGGTAAAGAAGAACCAGCGTAAATATACGGAGCAGCGGTATAATCTGTTGTAGCCTCTCCATCCGCTCCTCTCCATTCTGCATCACCCGTTTCCGGATTTATACCCACGTACTCTTTCAAGAAGAATTCATTTGCTGTTCTTCCGACGGTCGCCCGCGCCTCATCGGTAAACGAACCAATTGGAACATACAGATTACCATCTGGATCTACTTGAGCCGACTCCGGTAGTTTTGTTACCTCATTTTTCAAAAAACCTACATTAAAAGAGGCTGTCCACCTAAATTCACTTTCAGTAAAAATATCACCGGATAGGGAAAGATCTACCCCATTGTTTCTCATCGAACCAAAATTCTGGGTCCTACTTGCAAATCCCGTGGTGTAAGGCAAAGGAACATCCAATAAAATACCTTCGGTGCTTTTATTCCAGTAACTAAAGTCAAACCTTAGTCTATTGGAGAAAAGTTCCGCATTTAAGTTGACATCAAACTGATGGGTAGTCTCCCATGTTAAGTTAGGGTTTGAAGGCTGAGAATAGTAAAGCCCTGGAGAACCGTTATAATTCACACCATTGTATAATCCCAGTGCACCAAAATTCGATATTCTGTCATTACCACTTGAGCCATAGCTCGAGGATAGCTTAAGAAAATCCACAACGCCCCCTTTAGGAAAGAAATCCTCTGAGCTTATTAACCAAGAAGCAGAAACCGCCGCAAAAGTCCCATATCTTTTGTCCTCACCAAATCTAGAAGATCCATCTCGTCGGACACTACCTTCCACGATGTATCTATCGGAATAATTATAGTTTAATCTACCGAAAAAAGAGGCTATAGCCCATTCTGTACCTGTATTGGAGGCTGTTACAGGCTCAGACCCGGAACCTGTATTTGGGAGGTCATCTGAAATATACCCATTTGCTTCAGTAAGGATGGCATCCCTATCAGAAGTTTCAAAGCTTTGCCCAACCAATGCATCAATGGTGTGTGCCCCAAATGTCTTTACATAGTTAAGTGTATTTGTTGTTAACCACTTACTATCTTGATTAATCTCTTTCGAACCATATCCCCCAGGGGTAATGATATCACCAGATCTATACTCCTCTTCTACTTGCACATAATCCATACCCCAGTCTGTTCTAAAAGCTAAATCTTCCAAAATATTGTATTCAGCAAATACATTTCCAGTACTTCTTCTAGAGGTCAAGACATAACGAATGTCCCTATCTAAGAGGAGTGGATTATTGAAGCCTGCCTGCTGCAGGTTGCCTTCGGCATCATAAGGTTGCCCGAATGGAGTGTTTAGATAACTAACTGTCCATGGAGAATAAGTATCATTTTCAGCTCCAACCCTGTCATTTACTAAAGATGAGGTAGCAAAATTAACTCCTACCCTCAATTTATCAGAAGCTTCATGGGTCAAGTTTAACCTACCATTCAATTTATCCACCTCATTACCGATCACATACGCCCTACTATTAAAATAGGTCCCTCCTACATAGAACGTTGTTTTATCACTTCCACCGCTGGCATTTAAAGAATATGAATTTAATGCTCCCGTTTGACTTACAATATCCCTCCAATTAGTCCCGCTTTCTGGAAAAGTAGCAGGATCAGCACCAAGATCAGCTCTAAGTTTTGAATATTGATCAAAATTCAAAACCTCCTTCTCTACAGATGCCTCATTTACACCTGTATAATAGTCAAAATTAATTTGAGTCTTTTCTCCTAATTTTCCACTTTTTGTAGTGATTATAATTACCCCATTGGCACCTCTTGAACCGTACAATGCTGTTGCAGCAGCATCCTTAAGAACTGTCATGCTTTCTATATCATTAGGATTCAAATCCATTAATGGGTTCAGTGCTGTCCCCCCTCCTCCAGAGGAATATGATGTAGATCCAGATGCATCATTTAGGGGGACACCGTCGATAACAAACAATGGGCTATTTCCAGATGTAAATGAAGTAATACCCCTTACCCGAACAACCTGAGAAGACCCAATTAACCCAGAAGACGAAGTTGCCTGGACTCCTGCAGCTTGTCCCTGGAGAGCTTCTTGGGGGGATATCACTGGAAAATTCTCAAAAGCATCGGAATCTACCGTTTCTATTTGTTGTGTATTAAGTTTTTCGGACTGCATACCATATGCCTGTACCACTATTTCGCTTAATTGCTTCGCATCTGCCTGCAAGGTTACATTTATAATAGATTTACTTCCTATTTCAATTTCTTGGCTGATCATTCCCATAAATGAAAAAACCAAGACATTACCACCTTCTGGTACTTCAATGGAATATTCTCCATCCAAATCTGTAGCGGCCCCAACAGTAGTTCCTTTTACTAAAACAGAAACGCCGGGCAACTCCCCGCCGTCCTCGCCGGAGGTAACAGTCCCGGTGACTGTCCGGCTTTGGCCGAATGCCACAGCACTCGCCAATAAAATTGCTAATCCTAGCAGTAAAATTTTCTTCATAATTGGTTGATTTTGATTTAACAATGTCAAGATAAACGTTAGCATCTAATAATCCAATAGTAGATCAATTTATTATAAAAGACACTTATTTTTCCAACAAGTATTAAATACCACAAAAAAACAACCCATATTTTTGATTAAAAACAATTACAAAAACAAAACAATAGCCCAAATATCATGACAAAACCCATAAATGAATAAACCATATTTGGGCTCAAGTATTATTAACAAATTTTAACTAAAAAACAGCAATTTGTATTATAAAGCTGTTCATTTGAAAATAAAAAGGACAACCTTCTAATTACTTTTTAACAAGCCCCTTTTAAAAAGTAGCAAACACATATATATAGGATAATTTTTACGTGTAAATTCATTTGGTTATTAATAAGGCTATATCATATAAGAAAATCACTCTTTCCTTTATTTTTTTGCTAAAAAATCGGTTAGATTGAGTATTCCGAGCCTAAAAAAGCTAGCGCATTGGCTCCGGTATAAAATTGATTTTAACAAGGTCGGATCCCATTTACTGGTTGGACAAAGCTAGAAAAGGCCGTAACTACCTCCCGGACAGACAGGTCTGCAGTGACATCTTAATCGACCACAATCTCAATCCTACGGTTTTTGGACCTTCCTAAAGCCGTACCATTTGACATGAGTGGCCTTTTATCGCCATATCCGAAGACGGTCAATCGCGCTTCGTCTATGCCTTGGTTTAGTAAATAGGCCTGGACACTGGCTGCTCTACGAAGGCTTAAGTCCTGGTTATAATCTGCATTCCCCACGTTGTCGGTATGTCCCTCAATAACAATGTGGACATCGGGATTCTCGTCCAAAAATTTCTTAAGCCTTAGCAGGGAGCTTTTGGAAGAAGGCTTCAAATCTGCCTTGTCAAAATCAAAGAAAACATTTTCAAACAAAAACTCTTCACCGCTCGCCACCGGCTTAAGGCCAATATCCATATCTTTAATATCCTTCAGGCTGTCCTTTTCCACATTATATATCCGCGGCAAGAAACCTTTCTTCTCCACATAGAGGCCCGAAGAGGCCTTGTCCGGATAGATCATCATAAACCTGCCAGCATCACCTTCAGATCTAAATTCATACATGGTGCTGTCGTTCTCCAAATCCACCAGTGAAAGGGTCGCCACGATGGGCTCACCTGTTTTTTCATTTCGTACTCTTCCACCCGTTACGATCAACCGCTCGCCCAAATCAATCTCGTCTGGAAAGGCAAAACGGTAGAGGTACGACCTGTCGAGTGCCCCCTCCTTCAAGCTATTTTCTGTGTAATAGGCATAGTCCTGCTGGGCAGTAATGAACAACGCCAGTTGGTCCAAATGATCGTTGATGGGATAGCCAAGGTTAACAGGTTGCTGAAACGCTCCCTGAACAATCTTTGAATTGAACAAATCCATACCTCCAAATCCCATATGCCCATTGGAAGCAAAAAATAGCAGCTCATTGTTAAAATAGATAAAGGGAGAAACCTCATCAAATTTCGTATTGATAGCTTCACCTACATTTATTGGCTCTGCCCACGAATTGTCCCTTTCCCTTACCGTATAGTAAATGTCATTTCCTCCCATTCCTCCTCTTCGGTTTGAGGAGAAGAACAGGATACTTCCGTCTGCAGAAAGGGAAGGCTGGGAATCCCAATACCTAGAGTTTACTTTCTCTCCCATATTGACAGGATCCTGCCATTTTCCGCCCACTTTATATGCGATATATAAATCACAACTCCCATAAGAGTCCGGTGCATCACAGCTGGTGTAGATCAAAATATTCCCATCGGCCGAAATGGTACAGGTACCTTCATTGTGAACGGTATTGATCGATTGGGCGAGCGCTTCAGGCCTACTCCATTGACCTTCCTTCCACATAGAGGTAAAAATATCCTCATGCTCGGTCGGCTCCAGTCCATCACGTTTGGTAAACAGTAACTGCTTGCTGTCTGCTGTCAATACCGGAAAATACTGGAGCTGGAATTGGTTCAGCGGGCTTTCCAACCTTTCCTTGTGAATCACTTTTTCCGCTGCCAGTTCCCTTTTTATAAAATCCATCTTTTTCTCCATGGATTGGAATGCAGAAGAGGATTTCACTTTACTGGAAAAAAGCCCCTGACTGTTATAAAATTTCTTTATTGCCGCGTCAAAATCTCCTGACTTCAAATAAATATTGGTAACCAACCAACTAAAGTCCGCCATAAAACCACTGTTTCCTTGGCTTTTTAATTCCCCGGCACTCGCTATTTGAAGGGCTTCCCTCGCGCTTCCCTTCTTGAGCAAAAGCTGGGACCACTTCTTATAAGCCTCTAGAAACCCCTCGTCTTTATTCACAGCATCAGCATATTTCTCCAGTGCTTCATCATACCTTCTGCGCATGGACAGATCCTCTCCTTCTTGATAGAGCTTGATCGCCCTTCTGTTTTCGCTGGTATAACTTTGGCCAAGCGCTTGAGAACTGATAAAAATAAAAAAGAAGACTATTTGGGCTACTCTCATTTAATTTATGGGATATCCATAAATTTATGAGTTTGTAGCGAAATATTCCAATCAGGATGATTTTTTATGTAATCGATGATCTCTCCGGTGAATTTATCGGACTTGCTCCATTCGGGCTGGAGCAGTTTTTTGCAGCTTGGCTGGACTTTCTTTGCATGCTTTTCAGCAAAGTCAAAATCACTTTTATGAAAAACGATCACTTTGATCTCATCTGCCTTTTCAAAAATACTGGGATGGGGTTCCTTGAACTTCTTGGGTGAAAAACAGACCCAATCAAACTGACCTGAAAAAGGATGGGCTCCACTGGTCTCTATATTGGTCGTAAAACCCTTTTCCTTTAAAAGCGCCGTAAGCGGCCCAAGTTCATACATCAGCGGTTCCCCGCCGGTAATCACCACCAATCTTCCAGGGTACTGAAGTGCTCCGTCTACTATTTCTTCCACAGAAAGTACCGGCCATTTAGCCGCTTCCCAGGATTCCTTCACGTCACACCAAACGCATCCTACATCACATCCGCCCAGACGAATAAAATACGCTGGATGACCAGTAAATGTACCTTCTCCCTGGATGGTATAAAATGCTTCCATCAAAGGAAGCATAAGTCCTTTTTCTACCGCTTGTTTGATTTCCATGATTTAATTTTTGATGGAGCGGGTGATTGAACCGCTGTGAAATTGAATATAACTTAAGTAGGGAATAGACACTACCAATATTCCGCATCAGGAACATGTGTACCACTTTCCTCTTTTACACTAACCAAACCCTCCATTTCTGTCTTGGGTTCCCTGTCTTGGATTATATTTACTTATACACCTTTTTTTCTGCCGAAAGCAGGGTGTTGTATAGCAATGAGGCAATTGTCATTGGCCCTACACCACCAGGAACCGGTGTTATGGCAGATGACTTTGCTGAAACTTCGTCAAACTTCACATCACCGATAAGCCTAAAACCATTCTTCTTGGAGGAATCTTCGATCCGGTGGATCCCCACATCAACTACCACTGCTCCCTCTTTCACCATATCTGCCGTCACAAATTCCGGCTTCCCAATGGCCACAATCAGAATATCAGCAGTTTTGGCAATTTCTTTTAAATTTTTGGTCCTGCTGTGCGTTAAGGTCACCGTGCTATTGCCGGGATAATCATTCCTGGCCATCAGGATGCTCATTGGAGAACCTACAATATGGCTCCTTCCGATCACCACGCAGTGTTTCCCCGAAGTCTCAATCTCATAGCGCTTTAGCAGCTCGATGATCCCATAGGGGGTGGCTGCCACGTAAGTAGGCCAGTTCAACGCCATCCGACCAACGTTGGCCGGAGTAAATCCGTCCACATCCTTTTCAGGTTTGATCTTCGCCGTTACCTTTTCCACAGAAATATGCTTCGGAAGGGGCAACTGGACAATCAGTCCATCGATATCCGGGTTTTCATTGATCTCTTCCACTGCTTTGAGCAGCTCTTCTTCAGACACATTATCCTCCAGCTTCACCAAAGTCGACTCAAACCCCACAAATTCACAGGCCTTTACCTTGGCCCCCACATAAGTTTGGCTGGCTCCATCATTGCCCACCAAAACCGCTGCCAAATGAGGTACCTTCCCCCCTGCTGTTTTGATTTCCTTTACGCGGGCTGCTATTTCATTTTTGATATCAGCTGATGTCTTCTTTCCGTCTATTATTGTAGGCATGATCTATTAAAGTTGGAAGTGAGAGGTACGAAGTACGAAATCTTCTGTTGGCTACTCACATTTTGATATTTTGTTACGCTTTACTTTATTTACTGATGCTACCATGATCGACAACAATTCATTTCCTTCACGGTGCAATTATTCAATACCATGTGTTAAATCCCTATTGATTTCCATCAATAGTTCCAAGAAATAGAGACTTTCGTCCACTTCTTCTTCCACTATTTTTTAATAAAATCAGCTGTGGATTTGGCTCGCTGAGAAGCTCTATAATTAGTTCCTACAGAACTATAGCATCTTATTAACTGCTATGCATTGTACTCTCTGGTTTAGGAAGCTTAGAACAAAAAACCAAATTTGCACAGCATATTTTTTGTTCTAAGAATAAGATTGTTTTTCATATCAAAAAGCGTTTGTTCAACATATGAACCTAACACTTTCCAACATAAAAACAATCTCCAATGCAGAGGTTCGTACCTCGTACTTCTATCTTTAGTCCAGCTTTAGCACCGCCATAAACGCTTCCTGCGGCACCTCTACATTGCCTACCTGGCGCATACGCTTCTTGCCCTTTTTCTGCTTGTCCAGCAATTTACGCTTACGCGAAATATCCCCACCATAACACTTGGCCAAGACATTTTTACGCATGGCCTTTACTGTTTCCCTGGCGATGATCTTCGTCCCTATCGCTGCCTGAATTGCTATTTCAAACATCTGTCTAGGCACCAATTCCTTCAATTTCTCACAGAGTCTTTTTCCCCACTCATAGGCTTTGTCCCTATGGACCACTGCTGACAACGCATCCACCACTTCACCATTGAGCATCACGTCCAGGCGAACCATTTTTGAAGGCTTGTTTTCCCTAAGGTCATAATCCAAAGAGGCATACCCCCTGGAAATGGTCTTTAACTTATCAAA from Echinicola soli encodes the following:
- a CDS encoding SusC/RagA family TonB-linked outer membrane protein, translated to MKKILLLGLAILLASAVAFGQSRTVTGTVTSGEDGGELPGVSVLVKGTTVGAATDLDGEYSIEVPEGGNVLVFSFMGMISQEIEIGSKSIINVTLQADAKQLSEIVVQAYGMQSEKLNTQQIETVDSDAFENFPVISPQEALQGQAAGVQATSSSGLIGSSQVVRVRGITSFTSGNSPLFVIDGVPLNDASGSTSYSSGGGGTALNPLMDLNPNDIESMTVLKDAAATALYGSRGANGVIIITTKSGKLGEKTQINFDYYTGVNEASVEKEVLNFDQYSKLRADLGADPATFPESGTNWRDIVSQTGALNSYSLNASGGSDKTTFYVGGTYFNSRAYVIGNEVDKLNGRLNLTHEASDKLRVGVNFATSSLVNDRVGAENDTYSPWTVSYLNTPFGQPYDAEGNLQQAGFNNPLLLDRDIRYVLTSRRSTGNVFAEYNILEDLAFRTDWGMDYVQVEEEYRSGDIITPGGYGSKEINQDSKWLTTNTLNYVKTFGAHTIDALVGQSFETSDRDAILTEANGYISDDLPNTGSGSEPVTASNTGTEWAIASFFGRLNYNYSDRYIVEGSVRRDGSSRFGEDKRYGTFAAVSASWLISSEDFFPKGGVVDFLKLSSSYGSSGNDRISNFGALGLYNGVNYNGSPGLYYSQPSNPNLTWETTHQFDVNLNAELFSNRLRFDFSYWNKSTEGILLDVPLPYTTGFASRTQNFGSMRNNGVDLSLSGDIFTESEFRWTASFNVGFLKNEVTKLPESAQVDPDGNLYVPIGSFTDEARATVGRTANEFFLKEYVGINPETGDAEWRGADGEATTDYTAAPYIYAGSSLPKATGGFTNTFSYKGLSLRVFFNFVSGGHVYLADNEFSENIAASGSFNNTTRVLDSWTTDNRDAFAPAYSSSTLSFWDNESTRHLFDASYIRLKNITLSYQLPVSLLQRTKAVRSARVYVMGQNLATFASDAFDNGSDPEVNTSGTEAGNMSGESFFTSPNPRQITFGVSLGF
- a CDS encoding 7-carboxy-7-deazaguanine synthase QueE; this translates as MEIKQAVEKGLMLPLMEAFYTIQGEGTFTGHPAYFIRLGGCDVGCVWCDVKESWEAAKWPVLSVEEIVDGALQYPGRLVVITGGEPLMYELGPLTALLKEKGFTTNIETSGAHPFSGQFDWVCFSPKKFKEPHPSIFEKADEIKVIVFHKSDFDFAEKHAKKVQPSCKKLLQPEWSKSDKFTGEIIDYIKNHPDWNISLQTHKFMDIP
- a CDS encoding bifunctional 5,10-methylenetetrahydrofolate dehydrogenase/5,10-methenyltetrahydrofolate cyclohydrolase, translated to MPTIIDGKKTSADIKNEIAARVKEIKTAGGKVPHLAAVLVGNDGASQTYVGAKVKACEFVGFESTLVKLEDNVSEEELLKAVEEINENPDIDGLIVQLPLPKHISVEKVTAKIKPEKDVDGFTPANVGRMALNWPTYVAATPYGIIELLKRYEIETSGKHCVVIGRSHIVGSPMSILMARNDYPGNSTVTLTHSRTKNLKEIAKTADILIVAIGKPEFVTADMVKEGAVVVDVGIHRIEDSSKKNGFRLIGDVKFDEVSAKSSAITPVPGGVGPMTIASLLYNTLLSAEKKVYK
- a CDS encoding OmpA family protein; protein product: MRVAQIVFFFIFISSQALGQSYTSENRRAIKLYQEGEDLSMRRRYDEALEKYADAVNKDEGFLEAYKKWSQLLLKKGSAREALQIASAGELKSQGNSGFMADFSWLVTNIYLKSGDFDAAIKKFYNSQGLFSSKVKSSSAFQSMEKKMDFIKRELAAEKVIHKERLESPLNQFQLQYFPVLTADSKQLLFTKRDGLEPTEHEDIFTSMWKEGQWSRPEALAQSINTVHNEGTCTISADGNILIYTSCDAPDSYGSCDLYIAYKVGGKWQDPVNMGEKVNSRYWDSQPSLSADGSILFFSSNRRGGMGGNDIYYTVRERDNSWAEPINVGEAINTKFDEVSPFIYFNNELLFFASNGHMGFGGMDLFNSKIVQGAFQQPVNLGYPINDHLDQLALFITAQQDYAYYTENSLKEGALDRSYLYRFAFPDEIDLGERLIVTGGRVRNEKTGEPIVATLSLVDLENDSTMYEFRSEGDAGRFMMIYPDKASSGLYVEKKGFLPRIYNVEKDSLKDIKDMDIGLKPVASGEEFLFENVFFDFDKADLKPSSKSSLLRLKKFLDENPDVHIVIEGHTDNVGNADYNQDLSLRRAASVQAYLLNQGIDEARLTVFGYGDKRPLMSNGTALGRSKNRRIEIVVD